In the Xyrauchen texanus isolate HMW12.3.18 chromosome 47, RBS_HiC_50CHRs, whole genome shotgun sequence genome, AAATGATGCTCAatgaacaacatttgtggcacaatgttgtgTACCACACAAATAATTTCAGcatgtccctttaaaaaaaaaaaaaaaaaaaaaggttacagtgaggcaattaatggtagtgaatggggccaatttgtaaacattaaactactcactgtttcaaaagtatagctacaagacctaaacattatgcattttagtgtgataaaatcacttgctaacattttctgtataaagttatatataatttaaaactttgttgccatgacaatgtaaatgCCTAAAACTGCTGCAAAACACGATTTAAGcgattttacagctcaaataatacgcaagttttaacaaaataattgtgtttttataaaacTGTATAAGCTTTAGATTTCTGCCTTtgaaccctccaaacattggccccattcacttttattgtaaatgtctcactgtATCCACAAATGATCACTTCAAAAAATATTCATTAGTTTTTtgctgaggaaagaaagtcatacacatctgggatggcatgagggtgagtgaatgatgtaagaattttttatttattttgtgaactatctctttaaaacactttttttttgtatctcaCCGGATAAggacttttattattttacagttttgCACTGAAGTCACGTGAGGagttattttcacatttaaagtgGTGCATTTGTTGCACTGTGCCGATTAATTATACGGTTAAAGCGTAAAAAAATCATCGTGCCTGGGGAAATTTAATAACAGCAGTGTGGTTGACATGGACGAGGACGGGTTACCCATAGTGGGATCTGGAATAGATCTTACTAAGGTGAGTTTGATGTCGCAATATCAGCTGCAGCTCACATGATTGTTTCCCTCTTGAGTTTCACAGATAGGcattaaacaaattatatttaatagtaaaaaaaattacttatgtTTAAGGTTCCAGCCATTCAACAGCGCCGAATTGTGGCTTTCCTCAACCAGTTCATCGTTCACACGGTCAGATTCTTGAACCGGTTTTCTACTGTCTGTGAGGAGGTATACTCATATGTCATCACATCACTCCTGAGCAGAACGCGTCCTCCGGGAATTCCAGGACATATGTCCCTCTTTACCATATAAGGCATTTCCTGGAGCCAAATTCTGTACAAATACAATATGTACACtgctggccaaaagtttggaataatgtacatattttgctgttttggaaggaaattggtactttaattcaccaaagtgacattcagctgatcacaaagtatagtcatgacattactgatgttaaaaagttatttttgatcaaatctagacaggccccatttccagcagccatcactccaacaccttatccttgggtaatcatgctaaattgctaatttggtactagaaaatcacttgccattatatcaaacacagttcaaagctatttggttcattaaatgaagcttaacgttgtctttgtgtttgtttttgagttgctaaagtatgtaatagactgacatgtcttaaggtccatattaggtcaaaaatggcagaaaagaaacagctttctctagaaactcatcagtcaatcgttgttttgaggaatgaaggctgtacaatgcttgaaattgccaaaaacaaaactgaaGAACTGAAGACAaatatgtacactacagtcttcaaagacaaatgacaactggctctaacaaggacagaaagagatgtacaactaaacaagaggataagtacatcagagtctctagtttgagaaatagacgcctcacatgtcctcagctgacagcttcattgaattctacccgctcaacaccagtttcatgtacaacagtaaagagaagactcaggaggccttatgggaagaattgcaaagaaaaagccacttttgaaacacaaaaagaaaaggttagagtgggcaaagaaacacagacattggacaacagataattggaaaagagtgttatggatcttaaccccattgagttttgtgggatcagctagactgtaaggtgtgtgagaagtgcccgacaagacagacacatctatagcaagtgctacaggaagtgtggggtgaaatgtcatctgagtatctggacaaactgacagctagaatgccaaagatctgcaaagctgtcattgctgcatctGGAGGACTTTTTATATCGGACTATGCATTTGacagaatgccactttggtgaataaaagtaccaatttctttccataagagcaaaatctgtacattattccaaacttttggccaccagtgtgtgtgtgtgtgtgtgtgtgtgtgtatgtatatgtatatatatatttacacacatatattcacatatataaatatacaaaattatttattttctaatttaacaTACCGGTAGTCATTTTTCATTTCATACAGTAATTTTGCTAGTCTGtcaaaaagaaataaatacaattcagTACTAATGACACGATGGAGTCTGTTTTGACAGAAACTGGCTTCATTATCGCTACGAATCCAGCAAATTGAGACCACACTCAGCATTTTGGAAGCAAAGGTAACTCCATACCAGCATTGCCTCATAAACTCACACTCATTTTAGATTATTTCTGTTGATCACATAAAAAATTGGTATATGAACTTGCAGTTGGCCTCTATCCCCGGTTTGGAAGAAGTGACAGTGGATGGAGTGAGACCATCTGCAGAAACTAATGGTCCCAGAGTGGATGGCAGTCATGGCGTAGTCTCCACGGCTCCTTCTCGAGAAGTAACATCTTTATTAAAATTTGTACTGGGATCATTTATAGTCAGCATCATCGTAAAATAAACCctgactgtaaaaaaataaaaagaaatagtcattaaatatttattttagtttaaatgaatcgATTTACTTGTCGTGAAGGAAATTATTTGCCTGGtacagtttagtggtcattatTCAACAATATTTGACT is a window encoding:
- the LOC127638722 gene encoding WASH complex subunit 3-like; the protein is MDEDGLPIVGSGIDLTKVPAIQQRRIVAFLNQFIVHTVRFLNRFSTVCEEKLASLSLRIQQIETTLSILEAKLASIPGLEEVTVDGVRPSAETNGPRVDGSHGVVSTAPSREATQEVQGVPLEPKAEALAENVMTVAKDPRYARYLKMVHVGVPVMAIKNKMVLDGLDPSLLDTPDAPVPDDVKKGADEQDDDSSGSESSFSD